A part of Gambusia affinis linkage group LG21, SWU_Gaff_1.0, whole genome shotgun sequence genomic DNA contains:
- the LOC122824302 gene encoding collagen alpha-1(XVIII) chain-like isoform X2: protein MASCIPPWFFGLSLLALLCCHHSSAYQLLDDRGSQSSLDLTELIGVPLPPSVSFVNGFEGNPAYSFGPGANVGRLTKSFIPDPFHHNFAITVIAKPTTRRGGVLFAITDAYQKIVQLGVALSEVEDGAQNVILYYTDPETRGGTREAASFKMGELTGRWARFTLTVQGAEIRLYMDCEEYHKVAFTRSAQPLTFESSSGIFVGNAGGTGLPRFVGSIQQLLLKSDPTAPHDQCEEDDPYASGFGSGDEDYDDSKEGDEVKKIVEEREYPMLFPAPDPTYGVPVQAPPTEPSPIDDEDGDDEESSGHELEMTTLRATSRADASERRAGASLQVSTGQKGEPGEPGPPGPPGPPGQAVGGGGDPGPRGPQGPKGPAGPTGLPGKDGEPGMKGERGLPGAAGFPGLPGDSGPKGDKGDPGLGVPGPPGPPGPPGPPSKASKDLDFTQEGSGFEDFDSDTEVVRGPPGPPGPPGLPGLPGSSAGGVVPGPPGAPGKDGENGEPGLAGVDGKDGDPGPAGEKGDKGEPGASGAPGPKGDQGPAGFPGLPGSPGTEGQPGPRGLPGPPGPPGPSGRRFAMALEDLEGSGLLEDFGGSSGPQGPPGIPGPPGPKGDDGLEGSPGKPGQKGELGVRGPPGLPGLDGTKGEKGANGNKGDPGIKGERGQDGVGVPGPPGPPGPPGPVINLQDLLLNATDGAFNFSGIFETQVPAGPKGPKGDVGFQGLQGPPGMKGEKGEPGFLTGPDGSLMSGLAGALGTKGIKGDNGVPGAPGVSGPVGPPGPKGEIGFPGRQGRPGLLGPKGEKGDSHGLPGPPGPPGPPGKPGMFNCPKGAVFPIPPRPHCKMPLHPNGTVVSGNCHQGAKGEKGERGLPGLPAPQSSFLPAGGQLIKGDQGMKGEKGEKGEAGFPGQPGIPGRSGLVGPKGESVLGPPGPPGMPGLPGAPGYGRPGAVGPPGPPGPPGLPQRYGSAVAIAGPPGPPGPPGAPGTSSNSAFLKTFSTRESMMQQTSRDEEGTLAYVKATGNLFLKVPQGWKEIQLGSLIYLSNNIIPQDEPRVAYQVRGETMQRVRSVKERLNLVALNQPHSGNMMGLDMADQMCYEQAKAMGLAPNYRAFMSSHKQDLVHVVYPGFRNSLPVTNLRGDVIFRNWQSIFIGNGGPVNPRIPIYSFDGRDVLADPFWPKKSIWHGSTSRGLRVVDKHCETWQADDFSVMGQSSSLTSGLLLGQQTRSCSTEFIVLCIETYKNS from the exons ACCGGGGTTCTCAAAGCTCGTTGGATCTGACGGAGCTGATCGGCGTTCCTCTGCCCCCCTCCGTCTCCTTTGTCAACGGATTTGAGGGCAACCCGGCCTACAGCTTCGGCCCGGGTGCAAACGTGGGCCGCCTCACAAAGTCGTTCATTCCAGATCCGTTCCATCACAACTTCGCCATCACGGTGATAGCGAAACCAACCACACGACGCGGCGGAGTGCTTTTTGCCATCACAGACGCATATCAAAAA ATCGTGCAGCTAGGTGTCGCCCTGTCAGAGGTGGAAGACGGTGCCCAGAACGTCATATTGTACTACACCGACCCAGAAACCAGAGGTGGGACCAGGGAGGCCGCCTCTTTCAAAATGGGGGAGCTGACAGGACGGTGGGCGAGGTTTACCCTGACTGTGCAAGGAGCGGAG ATCCGCCTCTACATGGACTGTGAGGAATACCACAAAGTGGCCTTCACAAGGAGCGCCCAACCTCTGACCTTCGAGTCCAGTTCCGGGATCTTCGTGGGGAACGCCGGTGGAACGGGTCTTCCTCGGTTTGTG GGCTccatccagcagctgctgctgaagtcGGATCCCACAGCTCCACATGACCAGTGTGAGGAGGACGATCCTTAC GCGTCTGGGTTTGGGAGTGGAGATGAAGATTATGATGACTCAAAGGAAGGAGATGAAGTTAAGAAGATTGTGGAGGAGAGAGAATACCCCATG CTTTTTCCAGCACCGGATCCCACATATGGCGTCCCAGtccaagctccgcccactgaACCGTCTCCAATTGATGATGAAGATGGAGATGATGAGGAGTCGTCTGGCCATGAGTTGGAAATGACCACCTTAAGAg CAACATCTCGGGCGGATGCCTCTGAGAGACGAGCCGGCGCT TCCCTTCAGGTGTCTACAGGGCAGAAGGGCGAACCAGGTGAACCAGGTCCTCCAGGACCTCCTGGCCCTCCAGGACAAGCAGTAGGTGGGGGAGGGGATCCTGGACCAAGAGGTCCTCAAGGGCCAAAGGGACCTGCAGGCCCAACTGGGCTTCCTGGGAAAGATGGCGAGCCT GGGATGAAAGGTGAACGCGGGCTGCCA ggaGCAGCAGGATTCCCTGGACTACCAGGAGATTCTGGTCCAAAAGGAGATAAA GGTGATCCTGGTCTGGGGGTTCCTGGTCCTCCGGGGCCTCCTGGACCTCCTGGTCCACCCAGCAAAGCTTCCAAG GACCTGGATTTTACACAGGAGGGCTCTGGATTCGAAGACTTTGACAGCGATACGGAGGTTGTCAGG GGCCCCCCAGGGCCTCCGGGCCCCCCAGGGCTGCCTGGCCTCCCAGGATCCTCAGCTGGCGGTGTTGTTCCGGGGCCTCCTGGGGCTCCTGGGAAAGATGGAGAGAATGGAGAACCGGGACTTGCA GGAGTCGATGGAAAAGACGGCGACCCGGGCCCTGCAGGAGAGAAAGGAGACAAG ggAGAGCCTGGAGCGAGCGGGGCACCAGGACCAAAG GGAGATCAGGGTCCAGCAGGGTTTCCAGGGTTACCTGGGTCACCTGGCACCGAGGGGCAGCCCGGTCCGAGGGGTCTGCCTGGACCTCCTGGGCCGCCCGGACCCTCAGGAAGACGCTTCGCCATGGCGCTCGAG GACCTGGAAGGATCCGGCCTGCTGGAGGATTTCGGAGGCTCCTCTGGTCCTCAG ggCCCGCCAGGAATCCCCGGGCCCCCCGGACCCaag GGAGACGATGGTTTGGAGGGGAGCCCGGGAAAGCCAGGTCAAAAG GGTGAGCTAGGTGTTAGAGGACCACCGGGACTTCCTGGTCTGGACGGAACGAAAGGAGAAAag GGAGCAAACGGGAACAAAGGGGATCCAGGAATAAAG GGAGAACGTGGTCAAGATGGAGTCGGTGTGCCTGGTCCTCCAGGACCGCCTGGACCTCCAGGACCGGTTATCAACCTCCAGGAT CTTCTGCTTAATGCTACAGATGGTGCCTTCAATTTCTCAGGAATATTTGAAACTCAGGTTCCTGCT GGCCCAAAAGGCCCAAAAGGTGACGTTGGATTTCAAGGTTTACAAGGACCTCCAGGGATGAAG GGTGAAAAGGGTGAACCCGGATTCCTCACCGGGCCGGATGGATCCCTAATGTCGGGTCTGGCTGGAGCGTTGGGAACCAAAGGAATCAAG GGAGACAACGGCGTTCCCGGAGCCCCTGGAGTTTCT GGTCCAGTTGGACCACCAGGACCAAAAGGGGAAATCGGTTTCCCTGGTCGACAG GGTCGTCCGGGATTACTGGGTCcaaaaggagagaaaggagaCTCTCATGGCCTCCCA GggcctccaggacctccaggaccccCAGGCAAGCCAGGAATGTTCAACTGCCCTAAAGGA GCGGTGTTCCCCATCCCTCCCAGACCGCACTGCAAAATGCCT CTTCATCCCAATGGAACAGTTGTGTCAG gaAACTGCCATCAAGGAGCCAAAGGAGAGAAAGGGGAGAGAGGACTTCCAGGGTTACCAGCTCCCCAAA gtTCATTTCTCCCCGCAGGTGGACAG CTGATTAAGGGTGACCAAGGCATGAAGGGAGAGAAGGGAGAAAAGGGGGAGGCCGGGTTCCCGGGCCAGCCAGGCATACCTGGGAGGTCCGGATTGGTG GGACCTAAAGGGGAGTCAGTGCTTGGACCACCTGGGCCCCCGGGGATGCCTGGTCTGCCTGGGGCTCCAGGATACGGCAGACCCGGTGCCGTCGGTCCTCCTGGTCCTCCAGGACCGCCTGGACTACCACAAAGATACGGCTCAG CTGTGGCCATTGCTGGCCCTCCTGGACCTCCGGGCCCGCCTGGAGCCCCTGGGACTTCAAGTAACTCTGCGTTT CTGAAAACCTTTTCAACTCGAGAGAGCATGATGCAGCAGACGTCGAGGGATGAAGAGGGAACTCTGGCTTACGTCAAAGCAACAGGAAACCTCTTCCTAAAGGTTCCCCAAGGCTGGAAAGAAATACAG CTGGGCAGCCTCATCTACCTCTCCAATAACATCATCCCCCAAGATGAG CCTCGAGTTGCATATCAAGTAAGAGGAGAGACGATGCAGAGAGTCCGTTCAGTCAAAGAAAGG CTGAATTTGGTAGCGTTGAATCAGCCGCACTCAGGGAACATGATGGGGCTCGACATGGCTGACCAGATGTGTTATGAGCAGGCCAAGGCCATGGGTTTGGCTCCAAACTACCGTGCCTTCATGTCGTCCCACAAGCAGGACCTGGTCCATGTCGTCTATCCCGGTTTCCGGAACTCTCTGCCAGTAACCAACCTCAGG GGAGATGTGATATTCAGGAACTGGCAGTCCATCTTCATCGGCAACGGCGGTCCAGTGAATCCCAGAATACCCATCTACTCCTTTGATGGCCGGGACGTTTTAGCTGATCCTTTCTG GCCCAAGAAGAGCATCTGGCACGGTTCCACCAGCAGGGGTCTCAGAGTGGTCGACAAACACTGCGAGACGTGGCAGGCGGACGACTTCTCCGTCATGGGCCAGTCCTCCAGCCTGACCTCAGGGCTGCTGCTCGGCCAGCAGACCAGAAGCTGCTCCACCGAGTTCATCGTCCTCTGCATCGAGACCTACAAAAACTCTTAA
- the LOC122824302 gene encoding collagen alpha-1(XVIII) chain-like isoform X4 — translation MASCIPPWFFGLSLLALLCCHHSSAYQLLDDRGSQSSLDLTELIGVPLPPSVSFVNGFEGNPAYSFGPGANVGRLTKSFIPDPFHHNFAITVIAKPTTRRGGVLFAITDAYQKIVQLGVALSEVEDGAQNVILYYTDPETRGGTREAASFKMGELTGRWARFTLTVQGAEIRLYMDCEEYHKVAFTRSAQPLTFESSSGIFVGNAGGTGLPRFVGSIQQLLLKSDPTAPHDQCEEDDPYASGFGSGDEDYDDSKEGDEVKKIVEEREYPMLFPAPDPTYGVPVQAPPTEPSPIDDEDGDDEESSGHELEMTTLRAATSRADASERRAGASLQVSTGQKGEPGEPGPPGPPGPPGQAVGGGGDPGPRGPQGPKGPAGPTGLPGKDGEPGMKGERGLPGAAGFPGLPGDSGPKGDKGDPGLGVPGPPGPPGPPGPPSKASKEGSGFEDFDSDTEVVRGPPGPPGPPGLPGLPGSSAGGVVPGPPGAPGKDGENGEPGLAGVDGKDGDPGPAGEKGDKGEPGASGAPGPKGDQGPAGFPGLPGSPGTEGQPGPRGLPGPPGPPGPSGRRFAMALEDLEGSGLLEDFGGSSGPQGPPGIPGPPGPKGDDGLEGSPGKPGQKGELGVRGPPGLPGLDGTKGEKGANGNKGDPGIKGERGQDGVGVPGPPGPPGPPGPVINLQDLLLNATDGAFNFSGIFETQVPAGPKGPKGDVGFQGLQGPPGMKGEKGEPGFLTGPDGSLMSGLAGALGTKGIKGDNGVPGAPGVSGPVGPPGPKGEIGFPGRQGRPGLLGPKGEKGDSHGLPGPPGPPGPPGKPGMFNCPKGAVFPIPPRPHCKMPLHPNGTVVSGNCHQGAKGEKGERGLPGLPAPQSSFLPAGGQLIKGDQGMKGEKGEKGEAGFPGQPGIPGRSGLVGPKGESVLGPPGPPGMPGLPGAPGYGRPGAVGPPGPPGPPGLPQRYGSAVAIAGPPGPPGPPGAPGTSSNSAFLKTFSTRESMMQQTSRDEEGTLAYVKATGNLFLKVPQGWKEIQLGSLIYLSNNIIPQDEPRVAYQVRGETMQRVRSVKERLNLVALNQPHSGNMMGLDMADQMCYEQAKAMGLAPNYRAFMSSHKQDLVHVVYPGFRNSLPVTNLRGDVIFRNWQSIFIGNGGPVNPRIPIYSFDGRDVLADPFWPKKSIWHGSTSRGLRVVDKHCETWQADDFSVMGQSSSLTSGLLLGQQTRSCSTEFIVLCIETYKNS, via the exons ACCGGGGTTCTCAAAGCTCGTTGGATCTGACGGAGCTGATCGGCGTTCCTCTGCCCCCCTCCGTCTCCTTTGTCAACGGATTTGAGGGCAACCCGGCCTACAGCTTCGGCCCGGGTGCAAACGTGGGCCGCCTCACAAAGTCGTTCATTCCAGATCCGTTCCATCACAACTTCGCCATCACGGTGATAGCGAAACCAACCACACGACGCGGCGGAGTGCTTTTTGCCATCACAGACGCATATCAAAAA ATCGTGCAGCTAGGTGTCGCCCTGTCAGAGGTGGAAGACGGTGCCCAGAACGTCATATTGTACTACACCGACCCAGAAACCAGAGGTGGGACCAGGGAGGCCGCCTCTTTCAAAATGGGGGAGCTGACAGGACGGTGGGCGAGGTTTACCCTGACTGTGCAAGGAGCGGAG ATCCGCCTCTACATGGACTGTGAGGAATACCACAAAGTGGCCTTCACAAGGAGCGCCCAACCTCTGACCTTCGAGTCCAGTTCCGGGATCTTCGTGGGGAACGCCGGTGGAACGGGTCTTCCTCGGTTTGTG GGCTccatccagcagctgctgctgaagtcGGATCCCACAGCTCCACATGACCAGTGTGAGGAGGACGATCCTTAC GCGTCTGGGTTTGGGAGTGGAGATGAAGATTATGATGACTCAAAGGAAGGAGATGAAGTTAAGAAGATTGTGGAGGAGAGAGAATACCCCATG CTTTTTCCAGCACCGGATCCCACATATGGCGTCCCAGtccaagctccgcccactgaACCGTCTCCAATTGATGATGAAGATGGAGATGATGAGGAGTCGTCTGGCCATGAGTTGGAAATGACCACCTTAAGAg CAGCAACATCTCGGGCGGATGCCTCTGAGAGACGAGCCGGCGCT TCCCTTCAGGTGTCTACAGGGCAGAAGGGCGAACCAGGTGAACCAGGTCCTCCAGGACCTCCTGGCCCTCCAGGACAAGCAGTAGGTGGGGGAGGGGATCCTGGACCAAGAGGTCCTCAAGGGCCAAAGGGACCTGCAGGCCCAACTGGGCTTCCTGGGAAAGATGGCGAGCCT GGGATGAAAGGTGAACGCGGGCTGCCA ggaGCAGCAGGATTCCCTGGACTACCAGGAGATTCTGGTCCAAAAGGAGATAAA GGTGATCCTGGTCTGGGGGTTCCTGGTCCTCCGGGGCCTCCTGGACCTCCTGGTCCACCCAGCAAAGCTTCCAAG GAGGGCTCTGGATTCGAAGACTTTGACAGCGATACGGAGGTTGTCAGG GGCCCCCCAGGGCCTCCGGGCCCCCCAGGGCTGCCTGGCCTCCCAGGATCCTCAGCTGGCGGTGTTGTTCCGGGGCCTCCTGGGGCTCCTGGGAAAGATGGAGAGAATGGAGAACCGGGACTTGCA GGAGTCGATGGAAAAGACGGCGACCCGGGCCCTGCAGGAGAGAAAGGAGACAAG ggAGAGCCTGGAGCGAGCGGGGCACCAGGACCAAAG GGAGATCAGGGTCCAGCAGGGTTTCCAGGGTTACCTGGGTCACCTGGCACCGAGGGGCAGCCCGGTCCGAGGGGTCTGCCTGGACCTCCTGGGCCGCCCGGACCCTCAGGAAGACGCTTCGCCATGGCGCTCGAG GACCTGGAAGGATCCGGCCTGCTGGAGGATTTCGGAGGCTCCTCTGGTCCTCAG ggCCCGCCAGGAATCCCCGGGCCCCCCGGACCCaag GGAGACGATGGTTTGGAGGGGAGCCCGGGAAAGCCAGGTCAAAAG GGTGAGCTAGGTGTTAGAGGACCACCGGGACTTCCTGGTCTGGACGGAACGAAAGGAGAAAag GGAGCAAACGGGAACAAAGGGGATCCAGGAATAAAG GGAGAACGTGGTCAAGATGGAGTCGGTGTGCCTGGTCCTCCAGGACCGCCTGGACCTCCAGGACCGGTTATCAACCTCCAGGAT CTTCTGCTTAATGCTACAGATGGTGCCTTCAATTTCTCAGGAATATTTGAAACTCAGGTTCCTGCT GGCCCAAAAGGCCCAAAAGGTGACGTTGGATTTCAAGGTTTACAAGGACCTCCAGGGATGAAG GGTGAAAAGGGTGAACCCGGATTCCTCACCGGGCCGGATGGATCCCTAATGTCGGGTCTGGCTGGAGCGTTGGGAACCAAAGGAATCAAG GGAGACAACGGCGTTCCCGGAGCCCCTGGAGTTTCT GGTCCAGTTGGACCACCAGGACCAAAAGGGGAAATCGGTTTCCCTGGTCGACAG GGTCGTCCGGGATTACTGGGTCcaaaaggagagaaaggagaCTCTCATGGCCTCCCA GggcctccaggacctccaggaccccCAGGCAAGCCAGGAATGTTCAACTGCCCTAAAGGA GCGGTGTTCCCCATCCCTCCCAGACCGCACTGCAAAATGCCT CTTCATCCCAATGGAACAGTTGTGTCAG gaAACTGCCATCAAGGAGCCAAAGGAGAGAAAGGGGAGAGAGGACTTCCAGGGTTACCAGCTCCCCAAA gtTCATTTCTCCCCGCAGGTGGACAG CTGATTAAGGGTGACCAAGGCATGAAGGGAGAGAAGGGAGAAAAGGGGGAGGCCGGGTTCCCGGGCCAGCCAGGCATACCTGGGAGGTCCGGATTGGTG GGACCTAAAGGGGAGTCAGTGCTTGGACCACCTGGGCCCCCGGGGATGCCTGGTCTGCCTGGGGCTCCAGGATACGGCAGACCCGGTGCCGTCGGTCCTCCTGGTCCTCCAGGACCGCCTGGACTACCACAAAGATACGGCTCAG CTGTGGCCATTGCTGGCCCTCCTGGACCTCCGGGCCCGCCTGGAGCCCCTGGGACTTCAAGTAACTCTGCGTTT CTGAAAACCTTTTCAACTCGAGAGAGCATGATGCAGCAGACGTCGAGGGATGAAGAGGGAACTCTGGCTTACGTCAAAGCAACAGGAAACCTCTTCCTAAAGGTTCCCCAAGGCTGGAAAGAAATACAG CTGGGCAGCCTCATCTACCTCTCCAATAACATCATCCCCCAAGATGAG CCTCGAGTTGCATATCAAGTAAGAGGAGAGACGATGCAGAGAGTCCGTTCAGTCAAAGAAAGG CTGAATTTGGTAGCGTTGAATCAGCCGCACTCAGGGAACATGATGGGGCTCGACATGGCTGACCAGATGTGTTATGAGCAGGCCAAGGCCATGGGTTTGGCTCCAAACTACCGTGCCTTCATGTCGTCCCACAAGCAGGACCTGGTCCATGTCGTCTATCCCGGTTTCCGGAACTCTCTGCCAGTAACCAACCTCAGG GGAGATGTGATATTCAGGAACTGGCAGTCCATCTTCATCGGCAACGGCGGTCCAGTGAATCCCAGAATACCCATCTACTCCTTTGATGGCCGGGACGTTTTAGCTGATCCTTTCTG GCCCAAGAAGAGCATCTGGCACGGTTCCACCAGCAGGGGTCTCAGAGTGGTCGACAAACACTGCGAGACGTGGCAGGCGGACGACTTCTCCGTCATGGGCCAGTCCTCCAGCCTGACCTCAGGGCTGCTGCTCGGCCAGCAGACCAGAAGCTGCTCCACCGAGTTCATCGTCCTCTGCATCGAGACCTACAAAAACTCTTAA
- the LOC122824302 gene encoding collagen alpha-1(XVIII) chain-like isoform X5: protein MASCIPPWFFGLSLLALLCCHHSSAYQLLDDRGSQSSLDLTELIGVPLPPSVSFVNGFEGNPAYSFGPGANVGRLTKSFIPDPFHHNFAITVIAKPTTRRGGVLFAITDAYQKIVQLGVALSEVEDGAQNVILYYTDPETRGGTREAASFKMGELTGRWARFTLTVQGAEIRLYMDCEEYHKVAFTRSAQPLTFESSSGIFVGNAGGTGLPRFVGSIQQLLLKSDPTAPHDQCEEDDPYASGFGSGDEDYDDSKEGDEVKKIVEEREYPMLFPAPDPTYGVPVQAPPTEPSPIDDEDGDDEESSGHELEMTTLRAATSRADASERRAGASLQVSTGQKGEPGEPGPPGPPGPPGQAVGGGGDPGPRGPQGPKGPAGPTGLPGKDGEPGMKGERGLPGAAGFPGLPGDSGPKGDKGDPGLGVPGPPGPPGPPGPPSKASKDLDFTQEGSGFEDFDSDTEVVRGPPGPPGPPGLPGLPGSSAGGVVPGPPGAPGKDGENGEPGLAGVDGKDGDPGPAGEKGDKGEPGASGAPGPKGDQGPAGFPGLPGSPGTEGQPGPRGLPGPPGPPGPSGRRFAMALEDLEGSGLLEDFGGSSGPQGPPGIPGPPGPKGDDGLEGSPGKPGQKGELGVRGPPGLPGLDGTKGEKGANGNKGDPGIKGERGQDGVGVPGPPGPPGPPGPVINLQDLLLNATDGAFNFSGIFETQVPAGPKGPKGDVGFQGLQGPPGMKGEKGEPGFLTGPDGSLMSGLAGALGTKGIKGDNGVPGAPGVSGPVGPPGPKGEIGFPGRQGRPGLLGPKGEKGDSHGLPGPPGPPGPPGKPGMFNCPKGLHPNGTVVSGNCHQGAKGEKGERGLPGLPAPQSSFLPAGGQLIKGDQGMKGEKGEKGEAGFPGQPGIPGRSGLVGPKGESVLGPPGPPGMPGLPGAPGYGRPGAVGPPGPPGPPGLPQRYGSAVAIAGPPGPPGPPGAPGTSSNSAFLKTFSTRESMMQQTSRDEEGTLAYVKATGNLFLKVPQGWKEIQLGSLIYLSNNIIPQDEPRVAYQVRGETMQRVRSVKERLNLVALNQPHSGNMMGLDMADQMCYEQAKAMGLAPNYRAFMSSHKQDLVHVVYPGFRNSLPVTNLRGDVIFRNWQSIFIGNGGPVNPRIPIYSFDGRDVLADPFWPKKSIWHGSTSRGLRVVDKHCETWQADDFSVMGQSSSLTSGLLLGQQTRSCSTEFIVLCIETYKNS, encoded by the exons ACCGGGGTTCTCAAAGCTCGTTGGATCTGACGGAGCTGATCGGCGTTCCTCTGCCCCCCTCCGTCTCCTTTGTCAACGGATTTGAGGGCAACCCGGCCTACAGCTTCGGCCCGGGTGCAAACGTGGGCCGCCTCACAAAGTCGTTCATTCCAGATCCGTTCCATCACAACTTCGCCATCACGGTGATAGCGAAACCAACCACACGACGCGGCGGAGTGCTTTTTGCCATCACAGACGCATATCAAAAA ATCGTGCAGCTAGGTGTCGCCCTGTCAGAGGTGGAAGACGGTGCCCAGAACGTCATATTGTACTACACCGACCCAGAAACCAGAGGTGGGACCAGGGAGGCCGCCTCTTTCAAAATGGGGGAGCTGACAGGACGGTGGGCGAGGTTTACCCTGACTGTGCAAGGAGCGGAG ATCCGCCTCTACATGGACTGTGAGGAATACCACAAAGTGGCCTTCACAAGGAGCGCCCAACCTCTGACCTTCGAGTCCAGTTCCGGGATCTTCGTGGGGAACGCCGGTGGAACGGGTCTTCCTCGGTTTGTG GGCTccatccagcagctgctgctgaagtcGGATCCCACAGCTCCACATGACCAGTGTGAGGAGGACGATCCTTAC GCGTCTGGGTTTGGGAGTGGAGATGAAGATTATGATGACTCAAAGGAAGGAGATGAAGTTAAGAAGATTGTGGAGGAGAGAGAATACCCCATG CTTTTTCCAGCACCGGATCCCACATATGGCGTCCCAGtccaagctccgcccactgaACCGTCTCCAATTGATGATGAAGATGGAGATGATGAGGAGTCGTCTGGCCATGAGTTGGAAATGACCACCTTAAGAg CAGCAACATCTCGGGCGGATGCCTCTGAGAGACGAGCCGGCGCT TCCCTTCAGGTGTCTACAGGGCAGAAGGGCGAACCAGGTGAACCAGGTCCTCCAGGACCTCCTGGCCCTCCAGGACAAGCAGTAGGTGGGGGAGGGGATCCTGGACCAAGAGGTCCTCAAGGGCCAAAGGGACCTGCAGGCCCAACTGGGCTTCCTGGGAAAGATGGCGAGCCT GGGATGAAAGGTGAACGCGGGCTGCCA ggaGCAGCAGGATTCCCTGGACTACCAGGAGATTCTGGTCCAAAAGGAGATAAA GGTGATCCTGGTCTGGGGGTTCCTGGTCCTCCGGGGCCTCCTGGACCTCCTGGTCCACCCAGCAAAGCTTCCAAG GACCTGGATTTTACACAGGAGGGCTCTGGATTCGAAGACTTTGACAGCGATACGGAGGTTGTCAGG GGCCCCCCAGGGCCTCCGGGCCCCCCAGGGCTGCCTGGCCTCCCAGGATCCTCAGCTGGCGGTGTTGTTCCGGGGCCTCCTGGGGCTCCTGGGAAAGATGGAGAGAATGGAGAACCGGGACTTGCA GGAGTCGATGGAAAAGACGGCGACCCGGGCCCTGCAGGAGAGAAAGGAGACAAG ggAGAGCCTGGAGCGAGCGGGGCACCAGGACCAAAG GGAGATCAGGGTCCAGCAGGGTTTCCAGGGTTACCTGGGTCACCTGGCACCGAGGGGCAGCCCGGTCCGAGGGGTCTGCCTGGACCTCCTGGGCCGCCCGGACCCTCAGGAAGACGCTTCGCCATGGCGCTCGAG GACCTGGAAGGATCCGGCCTGCTGGAGGATTTCGGAGGCTCCTCTGGTCCTCAG ggCCCGCCAGGAATCCCCGGGCCCCCCGGACCCaag GGAGACGATGGTTTGGAGGGGAGCCCGGGAAAGCCAGGTCAAAAG GGTGAGCTAGGTGTTAGAGGACCACCGGGACTTCCTGGTCTGGACGGAACGAAAGGAGAAAag GGAGCAAACGGGAACAAAGGGGATCCAGGAATAAAG GGAGAACGTGGTCAAGATGGAGTCGGTGTGCCTGGTCCTCCAGGACCGCCTGGACCTCCAGGACCGGTTATCAACCTCCAGGAT CTTCTGCTTAATGCTACAGATGGTGCCTTCAATTTCTCAGGAATATTTGAAACTCAGGTTCCTGCT GGCCCAAAAGGCCCAAAAGGTGACGTTGGATTTCAAGGTTTACAAGGACCTCCAGGGATGAAG GGTGAAAAGGGTGAACCCGGATTCCTCACCGGGCCGGATGGATCCCTAATGTCGGGTCTGGCTGGAGCGTTGGGAACCAAAGGAATCAAG GGAGACAACGGCGTTCCCGGAGCCCCTGGAGTTTCT GGTCCAGTTGGACCACCAGGACCAAAAGGGGAAATCGGTTTCCCTGGTCGACAG GGTCGTCCGGGATTACTGGGTCcaaaaggagagaaaggagaCTCTCATGGCCTCCCA GggcctccaggacctccaggaccccCAGGCAAGCCAGGAATGTTCAACTGCCCTAAAGGA CTTCATCCCAATGGAACAGTTGTGTCAG gaAACTGCCATCAAGGAGCCAAAGGAGAGAAAGGGGAGAGAGGACTTCCAGGGTTACCAGCTCCCCAAA gtTCATTTCTCCCCGCAGGTGGACAG CTGATTAAGGGTGACCAAGGCATGAAGGGAGAGAAGGGAGAAAAGGGGGAGGCCGGGTTCCCGGGCCAGCCAGGCATACCTGGGAGGTCCGGATTGGTG GGACCTAAAGGGGAGTCAGTGCTTGGACCACCTGGGCCCCCGGGGATGCCTGGTCTGCCTGGGGCTCCAGGATACGGCAGACCCGGTGCCGTCGGTCCTCCTGGTCCTCCAGGACCGCCTGGACTACCACAAAGATACGGCTCAG CTGTGGCCATTGCTGGCCCTCCTGGACCTCCGGGCCCGCCTGGAGCCCCTGGGACTTCAAGTAACTCTGCGTTT CTGAAAACCTTTTCAACTCGAGAGAGCATGATGCAGCAGACGTCGAGGGATGAAGAGGGAACTCTGGCTTACGTCAAAGCAACAGGAAACCTCTTCCTAAAGGTTCCCCAAGGCTGGAAAGAAATACAG CTGGGCAGCCTCATCTACCTCTCCAATAACATCATCCCCCAAGATGAG CCTCGAGTTGCATATCAAGTAAGAGGAGAGACGATGCAGAGAGTCCGTTCAGTCAAAGAAAGG CTGAATTTGGTAGCGTTGAATCAGCCGCACTCAGGGAACATGATGGGGCTCGACATGGCTGACCAGATGTGTTATGAGCAGGCCAAGGCCATGGGTTTGGCTCCAAACTACCGTGCCTTCATGTCGTCCCACAAGCAGGACCTGGTCCATGTCGTCTATCCCGGTTTCCGGAACTCTCTGCCAGTAACCAACCTCAGG GGAGATGTGATATTCAGGAACTGGCAGTCCATCTTCATCGGCAACGGCGGTCCAGTGAATCCCAGAATACCCATCTACTCCTTTGATGGCCGGGACGTTTTAGCTGATCCTTTCTG GCCCAAGAAGAGCATCTGGCACGGTTCCACCAGCAGGGGTCTCAGAGTGGTCGACAAACACTGCGAGACGTGGCAGGCGGACGACTTCTCCGTCATGGGCCAGTCCTCCAGCCTGACCTCAGGGCTGCTGCTCGGCCAGCAGACCAGAAGCTGCTCCACCGAGTTCATCGTCCTCTGCATCGAGACCTACAAAAACTCTTAA